A genomic stretch from Streptomyces venezuelae ATCC 10712 includes:
- a CDS encoding SDR family oxidoreductase: protein MPSYDQSRLTDPVTLYPQPPFPEQGQDHPGTTESMDPRPDHGEDSYEGHGLLRGRRALVTGGDSGIGRAVCLAFAREGADVAFTHLPEEAGEAEETARLVRDAGRTAVAVTCDIRNEDECTALIDKTVVELGGIDLLVNNAAYQMSQPDGIQAITTEQFDRVMKTNLYGMFWLTKAALAHMPRGASVINTASVQGYQPSPHLLDYAMTKSAIISFTQSLAQMLAEKGIRANAVAPGPVWTPLIPATMPDPTNFGKQSPLGRPAQPAEMAPAYVFLASNRSSYITGEIINATGGTPLP from the coding sequence ATGCCCTCGTACGACCAGTCCCGCCTCACCGACCCCGTGACCCTGTATCCGCAGCCCCCGTTTCCCGAGCAGGGCCAGGACCACCCGGGGACGACTGAGTCCATGGATCCCCGGCCCGATCACGGTGAAGACTCCTACGAAGGCCACGGCCTGCTGCGGGGACGAAGGGCGCTGGTGACGGGCGGGGACTCCGGAATCGGCCGGGCCGTCTGCCTGGCCTTCGCCCGGGAGGGCGCCGACGTCGCCTTCACCCACCTGCCGGAAGAAGCCGGCGAAGCTGAGGAGACTGCCCGTTTGGTCCGCGACGCCGGCCGCACCGCAGTGGCCGTCACCTGCGACATCCGCAACGAAGACGAATGCACGGCCCTCATCGACAAGACCGTCGTCGAGCTGGGTGGCATCGACCTGCTCGTCAACAACGCCGCCTACCAGATGTCCCAGCCCGACGGCATCCAAGCGATCACCACCGAACAGTTCGACCGGGTCATGAAGACCAACCTTTACGGCATGTTCTGGCTCACCAAGGCGGCCCTCGCCCACATGCCCCGCGGTGCTTCGGTAATCAACACCGCCTCCGTGCAGGGCTACCAGCCCAGCCCGCACCTCCTCGACTACGCCATGACCAAGTCCGCGATCATCTCCTTCACCCAGAGCCTCGCCCAAATGCTCGCCGAAAAGGGGATTCGTGCCAACGCCGTGGCGCCGGGGCCGGTCTGGACTCCACTGATCCCCGCCACGATGCCCGACCCGACGAACTTCGGTAAGCAGTCGCCGCTGGGCCGCCCCGCACAGCCGGCTGAAATGGCGCCCGCCTACGTGTTCCTGGCCTCGAACCGCTCGTCATACATCACAGGGGAGATCATCAACGCCACAGGCGGCACACCCCTGCCGTAG
- a CDS encoding S9 family peptidase, with protein sequence MAADTRNPLTDRSAATAPVATTARAATAPVAAPVADAAGPRDTPRPRVAHGCWYPSPDPRGEQVAFICDRDGAPQLWAGPVGSDDAHLLDTGPDHVTEVSWSPSGEWIAYTVAPGGSGHTRVLCVRPDGSDRRVLAGAEPGSSAYLGCWARDGSAVAVTVAEPVGERARPLASTGPSAGWTERDGHATLLDGVPPGGADRAPAPVRDRLTAYLLDPAGTTAPRLLADETGAATLRVCDISQDGRLALLRRGPRARREAVVVRTADQALTCALPVADGDPWIGRFSSDARTVWLRSDHEREFAALLALRLDGAGERKDLAVVVARDGCDLELLTFVEGDRRAALAWNDGGTSVLETLPLTPEGSAPPAPREVPLAHEVVTRVAAAGPDGMVVALSGSRRRPGVWSVPAAAPPARTPWSAGDAASVPRGLPPVPPVPLRATARDGLLLGGWYHRAPGRSPGEPAPCVVHLHGGPEEQERPVFDPLYQELLGRGMDVFAPDVRGSSGWGRSFVDADLGEGRFAAIDDVADCATHAVASGLADPQRLAVMGHSYGGYLTLASLVWHPHLFRTGITVCGMSDFATFFAGTEPWLAESAAHKYGHPERDAALLRALSPMSRVDELRVPLLAVHGEHDTNVPPGESEQIVGAARARGLVAELLMLRDEGHDFRRAGNRRLFRRAAAEWMQRWLLG encoded by the coding sequence ATGGCTGCAGACACACGGAATCCACTGACGGACCGGTCCGCGGCGACGGCCCCCGTCGCGACGACGGCCCGCGCCGCGACGGCTCCCGTGGCCGCTCCGGTCGCCGACGCGGCCGGCCCGCGCGACACCCCGCGGCCGAGGGTGGCCCACGGCTGCTGGTATCCCTCACCCGACCCCCGGGGCGAGCAGGTGGCGTTCATCTGCGACCGCGACGGCGCGCCACAGCTCTGGGCCGGGCCGGTGGGAAGCGACGACGCCCATCTCCTCGACACCGGTCCGGACCACGTCACGGAGGTCTCCTGGTCCCCGAGCGGCGAATGGATCGCGTACACCGTGGCGCCCGGCGGGAGCGGTCACACGCGCGTGCTCTGCGTCCGCCCCGACGGCTCGGACCGAAGGGTCCTGGCGGGCGCGGAACCGGGAAGTTCGGCCTATCTGGGGTGCTGGGCGCGGGACGGCTCCGCTGTCGCGGTGACGGTCGCCGAGCCGGTCGGTGAGAGGGCCCGCCCGCTGGCCTCCACCGGCCCTTCCGCCGGCTGGACGGAACGCGACGGGCACGCGACCCTCCTCGACGGCGTACCGCCAGGCGGTGCGGACAGGGCGCCCGCGCCGGTACGTGACCGGCTCACGGCGTACCTCCTCGACCCCGCGGGAACGACGGCGCCCCGGCTCCTCGCCGACGAGACCGGGGCCGCGACGCTCCGCGTCTGCGACATCAGCCAGGACGGGCGCCTGGCCCTGCTGCGCCGCGGGCCCCGGGCGAGGCGCGAGGCCGTCGTCGTCCGCACGGCGGACCAGGCGCTGACGTGCGCGCTGCCGGTCGCCGACGGGGATCCGTGGATCGGCCGCTTCTCGTCCGACGCCCGCACGGTGTGGCTGCGCAGCGACCACGAGCGGGAGTTCGCGGCGCTGCTCGCGCTCCGTCTCGACGGCGCCGGCGAGCGGAAGGACCTGGCCGTGGTGGTCGCACGCGACGGGTGCGACCTCGAACTCCTCACGTTCGTGGAGGGCGACCGGCGCGCGGCCCTGGCCTGGAACGACGGAGGGACGAGCGTGCTCGAGACCCTCCCCCTGACGCCGGAAGGGAGTGCGCCGCCCGCGCCGCGCGAGGTGCCGTTGGCGCACGAGGTGGTCACCCGGGTGGCGGCCGCGGGGCCGGACGGCATGGTGGTCGCCCTCTCGGGCTCACGGCGACGGCCCGGCGTGTGGTCCGTACCGGCTGCGGCGCCGCCCGCGCGGACGCCCTGGTCGGCGGGCGACGCCGCCTCCGTACCGCGGGGACTTCCGCCCGTACCGCCCGTACCCCTGCGGGCCACCGCGCGCGACGGGCTGCTCCTCGGGGGCTGGTACCACCGTGCCCCCGGCAGGTCCCCCGGCGAGCCGGCCCCGTGCGTCGTCCATCTGCACGGCGGCCCGGAGGAACAGGAACGTCCGGTCTTCGACCCGCTCTACCAGGAACTGCTCGGCCGGGGCATGGACGTCTTCGCCCCCGACGTCCGCGGCTCCTCCGGCTGGGGGCGCTCCTTCGTCGACGCCGACCTGGGAGAAGGGCGGTTCGCCGCGATCGACGACGTCGCCGACTGCGCGACCCACGCGGTCGCGTCCGGACTCGCCGATCCGCAGCGGCTGGCAGTGATGGGGCACTCGTACGGCGGCTACCTCACCCTGGCCTCACTCGTGTGGCACCCGCACCTCTTCCGTACGGGCATCACGGTGTGCGGGATGTCGGACTTCGCCACGTTCTTCGCCGGGACCGAGCCCTGGCTCGCCGAATCCGCCGCTCACAAGTACGGCCATCCCGAGCGGGACGCCGCGCTGCTGCGCGCGCTGTCGCCCATGAGCCGCGTCGACGAGCTGCGCGTGCCCTTGCTCGCGGTGCACGGCGAGCACGACACGAACGTCCCGCCCGGCGAGTCCGAGCAGATCGTCGGCGCCGCACGCGCACGAGGGCTGGTGGCGGAACTCCTGATGCTGCGCGACGAGGGCCACGACTTCCGCCGGGCCGGCAACCGCCGGCTCTTCCGGCGCGCCGCCGCGGAGTGGATGCAGCGGTGGCTGCTCGGCTGA
- a CDS encoding IS5 family transposase, whose protein sequence is MPRKQRPYPSDLSDARWKLLEPTLTAWRAERRGKGLDIGRPPEHDLRLIMDAILYVDRTGIPWRYLPHDFPPWETAYGYFAAWQKDEVFDQLNGLLRRLVRKAEGRHVEPSACVLDAQSIKTSANVPAAGQGIDAGKKIAGRKRHIGVDTLGLLLAVLVTAASVSDNTGGIHLLSDIAADHPRITKAWADTGYRTKVIDHGAHLGIDVEVTRRDPAQKGFKVIPRRWVVERTFGWLMHHRRLARDYETHPHRSEAMIKVAMVDLMSRRLTRESTPNWKDS, encoded by the coding sequence ATGCCTCGTAAGCAGCGGCCCTATCCGAGTGACCTGTCCGATGCCCGTTGGAAACTGCTGGAACCAACTCTGACGGCCTGGCGGGCCGAGCGAAGAGGAAAGGGCCTGGACATCGGTCGGCCACCCGAGCACGATCTGCGCCTGATCATGGACGCCATCCTCTACGTCGACCGGACCGGGATCCCGTGGCGGTACCTGCCACACGACTTCCCTCCATGGGAAACCGCCTACGGATACTTCGCCGCATGGCAGAAGGACGAGGTCTTCGACCAGCTCAACGGTCTCCTGCGACGCCTGGTCCGAAAAGCCGAAGGCCGCCACGTCGAGCCCAGCGCCTGTGTCCTCGACGCCCAGAGCATCAAGACCTCGGCCAACGTGCCCGCGGCCGGCCAGGGCATCGACGCGGGCAAGAAGATCGCCGGTCGCAAACGTCACATCGGCGTCGACACACTCGGCCTTCTCCTGGCCGTACTGGTCACTGCCGCCAGCGTCTCCGACAACACCGGCGGCATCCACCTGCTCTCGGACATCGCCGCCGACCACCCCCGCATCACCAAAGCCTGGGCCGACACCGGCTACCGCACCAAGGTCATCGACCACGGCGCCCACCTGGGCATCGACGTCGAAGTCACCCGACGCGACCCCGCCCAGAAGGGCTTCAAGGTGATTCCGCGGCGCTGGGTCGTCGAGCGGACCTTCGGCTGGCTCATGCACCACCGCCGGCTCGCCCGCGACTATGAAACCCACCCGCATCGCTCCGAAGCCATGATCAAGGTGGCCATGGTCGACCTCATGAGCCGCAGGCTCACACGAGAGTCGACTCCGAACTGGAAGGACTCATAG
- a CDS encoding N-acetylglutaminylglutamine amidotransferase, whose product MCGLSGEIRFDEGRPDLAAVERMTDRMAARGPDGRGMWSQGAVALGHRRLKIIDLSERGGQPMTDSEALVTCVFNGCVYNYRQLREELTRLGHHFVTTSDTEVVIKSYRQWGTDFVQHLTGMFAVALVEHDTGRLVLARDRLGIKPLYLAELPGRLRFASTLPALLAGGGVDTSLDPVAVHQYMSWHATVAAPRTVLAGVRKLPPATVRVVERDGTHRDHRYWQPSYTRRGEFAGMGPADWRDAVLAALRTAVRRRTVADVPVGVLLSGGLDSSLIVALLAEAGQHDLATFSVGFESEAGEEGDEFAYSDQVSRLFDTDHHQLMVPSDRVSTALGGAIAAMSEPMMSHDVVAFHLLSELVSKEISVVQTGQGADEVFAGYHWYPALADVDRAEEPRRYEETYFDRSHADLAKILQPHMLPDHDASAEFVHRHMAAPGAETALDAALRLDTHVMLVDDPVKRVDNMTMDWGLEARVPFLDHELVELAAACPPELKLAEGGKGVLKQAGRTVLPLSIVDRPKGYFPVPAIRHMAGPVLERVRESLAAPEARSRGLFRDEYVASLLAAPDDHRTNRGANALWQVALLETWLQTHGIH is encoded by the coding sequence GTGTGTGGCTTGAGCGGTGAGATCCGCTTCGACGAGGGACGGCCCGATCTGGCGGCGGTCGAGCGCATGACCGACCGGATGGCGGCCCGCGGCCCGGACGGCCGGGGCATGTGGTCCCAGGGAGCAGTCGCGCTGGGCCATCGGCGCCTGAAGATCATCGACCTCTCGGAGCGCGGAGGCCAGCCGATGACGGACAGCGAGGCGCTGGTGACCTGCGTCTTCAACGGCTGCGTCTACAACTACCGGCAACTGCGCGAGGAACTGACCCGGCTGGGCCACCACTTCGTCACCACGTCCGACACCGAGGTGGTGATCAAGTCCTACCGGCAGTGGGGCACCGACTTCGTCCAGCACCTCACCGGCATGTTCGCGGTGGCCCTGGTGGAACACGACACGGGCCGACTCGTGCTCGCCCGTGACCGGCTGGGCATCAAGCCCCTCTACCTGGCCGAACTGCCCGGCCGACTGCGCTTCGCCTCCACGCTCCCGGCCCTGCTCGCGGGCGGCGGGGTGGACACCTCGCTCGACCCGGTGGCGGTACACCAGTACATGAGCTGGCACGCCACCGTCGCCGCACCGCGCACCGTACTGGCCGGAGTGCGCAAGCTCCCGCCGGCGACCGTCCGTGTCGTGGAACGGGACGGAACGCATCGCGACCACCGCTACTGGCAGCCCTCATACACGCGCCGGGGCGAGTTCGCCGGGATGGGGCCCGCCGACTGGCGGGACGCCGTCCTAGCCGCGCTCCGGACGGCCGTCCGGAGACGGACGGTGGCCGACGTGCCCGTGGGCGTGCTGCTGTCGGGCGGCCTCGACTCCAGCCTCATCGTGGCCCTGCTGGCCGAGGCGGGGCAGCACGACCTGGCGACGTTCAGCGTGGGATTCGAGTCGGAGGCGGGCGAGGAGGGTGACGAGTTCGCCTACTCCGACCAGGTCTCGCGGCTCTTCGACACGGACCACCACCAGCTGATGGTGCCGTCGGACCGGGTCTCCACCGCCCTGGGCGGTGCGATCGCCGCCATGAGCGAGCCGATGATGAGCCACGACGTCGTCGCCTTCCACCTGCTCTCGGAACTGGTCTCCAAGGAGATCAGCGTCGTACAGACGGGCCAGGGGGCCGACGAGGTGTTCGCCGGCTACCACTGGTACCCCGCGCTGGCGGACGTCGACCGGGCGGAGGAGCCCCGGAGGTACGAGGAAACCTACTTCGACCGCTCGCACGCCGACCTCGCGAAGATCCTGCAACCGCACATGCTGCCCGACCACGACGCGTCCGCCGAGTTCGTCCACCGGCACATGGCCGCGCCGGGTGCCGAGACCGCGCTGGACGCGGCACTCCGGCTCGACACCCACGTCATGCTGGTGGACGACCCGGTCAAGCGGGTCGACAACATGACCATGGACTGGGGCCTGGAGGCGCGGGTGCCCTTCCTCGACCACGAGCTGGTCGAACTGGCGGCCGCCTGCCCGCCCGAGCTCAAACTCGCGGAGGGCGGCAAGGGCGTGCTCAAGCAGGCCGGGCGCACCGTGCTCCCGCTCAGCATCGTCGACCGCCCCAAGGGCTACTTCCCCGTGCCGGCCATCCGCCACATGGCCGGTCCCGTACTCGAACGCGTACGGGAGTCCCTCGCCGCGCCGGAGGCACGGTCACGCGGTCTCTTCCGCGACGAGTACGTGGCTTCGCTGCTGGCGGCACCCGACGACCACCGCACGAACCGAGGGGCGAACGCCCTGTGGCAAGTAGCGTTGTTGGAGACATGGCTGCAGACACACGGAATCCACTGA
- a CDS encoding tetratricopeptide repeat protein has translation MATDRYGHALYNGSSEAVGHLDRAVEHLLFFRPEVAGAVDDLLEAAPASPVAHAFAAYLGVLGTESADAVAARRRFEGSVSGLDLSGLPRRERLHTAAAERLLAGDWRRGSALLEELTTAYPRDALALFVGHQLDFLTGDALRLRDRIGGALSAWDEDDPHRGPLLGMYAFGLEECGHYAQARETGSAAIERNGHDVWAIHAVVHTYEMQGRFADGIAFLDARVEDWADRNFMKVHTWWHYALYALEAGRPDTALGIYDAALHNPESRGLAMELLDAASLLWRFHLAGSDQTRRWETLADAWAARSDPPFYAFNDVHAVMSYVGAGRTEEARRLIADRRRWLVEPGSRTVTNHAMTATVGLPVCEALVAQSAADHDTVVELLWPLRRRLHEFGGSHAQRDAVQRTLVEAALRSGRHDMARLLISERTALRPDSPYNWLMSARLADSVGDAVRAGLARDRALRLGRADLSGPTVAARIPQPVPPAV, from the coding sequence TTGGCGACCGACCGGTACGGCCACGCCCTGTACAACGGCTCATCCGAGGCAGTCGGGCATCTGGACCGGGCGGTGGAGCACCTGCTCTTCTTCCGTCCCGAAGTCGCCGGAGCGGTCGACGACCTGCTGGAGGCCGCCCCCGCCTCCCCGGTCGCGCACGCGTTCGCGGCCTATCTGGGGGTGCTGGGCACGGAGTCGGCCGACGCCGTCGCGGCGCGGCGGCGTTTCGAGGGTTCGGTCTCCGGGCTGGACCTGAGCGGCCTGCCCCGGCGGGAGCGACTGCACACGGCCGCGGCCGAACGTCTCCTCGCGGGCGATTGGCGGCGGGGGAGCGCGCTTCTGGAGGAGCTCACCACGGCCTACCCGCGGGACGCGCTCGCCCTCTTCGTCGGGCACCAGCTCGACTTCCTCACGGGTGACGCGCTGCGCCTCCGGGACAGGATCGGAGGCGCACTGTCCGCCTGGGACGAGGACGACCCCCATCGGGGCCCGCTCCTTGGCATGTACGCCTTCGGCCTGGAGGAGTGCGGACACTACGCCCAGGCCCGGGAGACGGGATCGGCCGCGATCGAACGGAACGGCCATGACGTGTGGGCCATCCACGCGGTCGTGCACACCTATGAGATGCAGGGCCGCTTCGCCGACGGCATCGCCTTCCTCGACGCGCGCGTCGAGGATTGGGCCGACCGCAACTTCATGAAGGTCCACACCTGGTGGCACTACGCGCTGTACGCCCTGGAGGCGGGCCGCCCCGACACGGCGCTCGGCATCTACGACGCGGCACTGCACAACCCGGAGTCCAGAGGACTGGCGATGGAACTCCTCGACGCGGCGTCCTTGCTGTGGCGGTTCCACCTCGCGGGATCCGATCAGACCCGACGGTGGGAGACGCTCGCCGACGCCTGGGCCGCCCGGTCCGATCCTCCGTTCTACGCCTTCAACGACGTGCACGCCGTCATGTCCTACGTCGGCGCGGGCCGGACGGAGGAGGCGCGACGGCTGATCGCCGATCGTCGGCGCTGGCTGGTGGAGCCGGGCTCCCGCACCGTCACCAACCACGCGATGACCGCGACCGTCGGTCTGCCCGTGTGCGAGGCGCTCGTCGCGCAGTCCGCGGCGGACCACGACACCGTCGTCGAGCTGCTGTGGCCGCTGCGGCGGCGACTCCACGAGTTCGGCGGGAGCCACGCCCAGCGCGACGCCGTCCAGCGGACCCTCGTCGAGGCGGCCTTGCGATCCGGACGCCACGACATGGCGCGGCTGCTGATCAGCGAGCGGACCGCGCTGCGTCCGGACAGCCCGTACAACTGGCTGATGAGCGCACGTCTGGCGGACTCCGTGGGCGACGCCGTCCGAGCCGGCCTCGCCCGGGACCGCGCGCTGCGACTCGGACGGGCGGACCTCTCGGGTCCGACCGTCGCCGCCCGAATTCCGCAACCCGTGCCACCAGCAGTCTGA
- a CDS encoding SDR family NAD(P)-dependent oxidoreductase → MNQNRGLAVVTGASSGIGFELARQLADRGYDLIVNSADEERLQAAAANIRDQTGAAVQPVQADLRHYEDAERLVAAVTATGRPVAVAALNAGVGEGGAFLDTDLEDELEIVDLNVRSTVHLAKRLLRPMAAAGEGRMLITSSIASTMPGSFQAVYNASKSFLQSFSQALQNELKDTPVTVTALMPGPTDTDFFRRAEMGDTKVGQGDKDDPAQVAEQGLDALFAGKDKVIAGSLKTKAQGLANKVLPDSLKAEGHRRMAEPGSADQ, encoded by the coding sequence ATGAACCAGAACCGAGGACTTGCGGTCGTGACCGGCGCCTCCAGCGGCATCGGGTTCGAACTCGCCCGACAGCTCGCCGATCGCGGCTACGACTTGATCGTGAACTCCGCCGACGAAGAGCGACTGCAAGCCGCGGCGGCGAACATCAGGGACCAAACCGGGGCGGCCGTACAGCCGGTACAAGCAGACCTGCGCCACTACGAGGACGCCGAACGTCTCGTCGCCGCGGTGACCGCCACCGGCCGCCCCGTGGCCGTCGCGGCGCTCAACGCCGGCGTCGGCGAAGGGGGCGCGTTCCTCGACACCGATTTGGAGGACGAGCTCGAGATCGTGGATCTGAACGTGCGTTCCACGGTGCACTTGGCCAAGCGGCTGCTGCGGCCGATGGCCGCGGCGGGCGAGGGCCGGATGCTGATCACCTCGTCCATCGCCTCCACCATGCCAGGCTCCTTCCAGGCCGTCTACAACGCCTCCAAGTCCTTCCTCCAGTCGTTCTCGCAGGCGCTGCAGAACGAGTTGAAGGACACCCCGGTGACCGTGACCGCTCTGATGCCCGGCCCCACCGACACCGATTTCTTCCGCCGCGCCGAGATGGGCGACACCAAGGTCGGCCAGGGCGACAAGGACGACCCCGCCCAGGTCGCCGAACAGGGCTTGGACGCGCTCTTCGCGGGCAAGGACAAAGTCATCGCCGGATCTTTGAAGACCAAGGCGCAGGGCCTGGCGAACAAGGTTCTGCCCGACAGTCTCAAGGCCGAAGGGCACCGCCGGATGGCGGAACCCGGATCCGCCGACCAGTAG
- a CDS encoding carboxylate-amine ligase, giving the protein MVVRIGVEEEFHVIDVESGALVPRADAVLGRLSRRGSAYTQEFPQSVVESNSGVHARLDELHADLTASRRRLNEAASAQGLAVMAAGAAPIARLGVVPATDDPRYHAMREEYRRVADEQLICGAQVHVDIPDRDTAVRALCAINPWLPPLLALSASSPYWLGADTGYASWRTMIWQRWPTSGPAGCFGSAEEYDAAVEELIVSGVISDPGMIYYDIRPSAHLQTLELRICDACPRVETVVLIAALFRALVVDASAQAEADRDAGCDGRHEWLRTATWRAARSGLEGDLIDPATHEPAPAPDVVRGVLRRLRPTLEAQGDWDLVHDLADEALARGSAAHRLRRAASEDDLLSAVDMLLAETRGEDGARTPLGPRRRPTRSRAEGMPAKAYRR; this is encoded by the coding sequence GTGGTCGTCCGCATAGGTGTCGAAGAAGAGTTCCATGTGATCGACGTGGAGAGTGGCGCGCTGGTGCCCCGGGCCGACGCCGTACTGGGCCGGCTCTCCCGGCGCGGCAGCGCCTACACGCAGGAGTTCCCCCAGTCGGTCGTCGAGTCGAACAGCGGAGTGCACGCGCGTCTCGACGAGCTCCACGCCGATCTCACCGCGTCCCGCAGGCGACTGAACGAGGCCGCCTCCGCGCAGGGCCTTGCGGTCATGGCGGCGGGGGCGGCCCCCATCGCGCGACTCGGAGTCGTACCGGCGACCGATGATCCCCGGTACCACGCCATGCGGGAGGAGTACCGGCGCGTCGCGGACGAGCAGCTGATCTGCGGCGCCCAGGTCCACGTGGACATCCCCGATCGGGACACCGCCGTACGGGCGCTCTGCGCGATCAACCCGTGGCTTCCGCCCCTTCTGGCGCTGTCCGCCAGCTCCCCCTACTGGCTCGGAGCGGACACGGGCTACGCGAGCTGGCGGACCATGATCTGGCAGCGCTGGCCCACCTCCGGACCGGCAGGATGCTTCGGGAGCGCCGAGGAGTACGACGCCGCGGTCGAGGAGCTGATCGTCAGCGGCGTCATCAGCGACCCCGGGATGATCTACTACGACATCCGGCCGTCCGCCCATCTGCAGACGCTCGAACTGCGCATCTGCGACGCCTGCCCGCGCGTCGAGACCGTGGTTCTCATCGCGGCACTGTTCCGGGCGCTCGTCGTCGACGCCTCCGCTCAGGCCGAGGCGGACCGCGACGCCGGCTGCGATGGCCGGCACGAATGGCTCCGGACGGCGACCTGGCGGGCCGCGCGATCCGGCCTGGAAGGCGACCTGATCGACCCCGCGACCCACGAGCCCGCACCCGCTCCCGACGTCGTACGCGGCGTGCTCCGACGCCTCCGCCCGACACTGGAGGCGCAGGGCGACTGGGACCTGGTGCACGACTTGGCCGACGAGGCCCTGGCCCGGGGAAGCGCCGCCCACCGCCTCCGCCGAGCGGCGTCCGAGGACGACCTGCTCTCCGCCGTGGACATGCTCCTGGCCGAGACCCGGGGTGAGGACGGCGCTCGCACGCCGCTCGGCCCGCGCCGCAGGCCGACCCGCTCCCGCGCGGAGGGCATGCCGGCGAAGGCGTACCGGAGGTGA
- a CDS encoding STAS domain-containing protein: MVPNRPQDDGPRARLHLIDGAPAWRPHVGDALVRYAPVGCPATAALVLTGAFDADTTPSLREALDAVRNPQIELVLLDLAAVRFGDAAFVRELTDTQCRPERHVLIGPLPGPIARLLDITGTRQAFDVALDDAA; this comes from the coding sequence TTGGTACCCAACCGACCTCAGGACGACGGCCCCCGCGCCCGCCTGCACCTCATCGACGGCGCACCCGCCTGGCGTCCCCACGTGGGCGACGCCCTTGTCCGCTACGCCCCTGTCGGCTGCCCGGCCACGGCCGCCCTGGTCCTCACCGGCGCGTTCGACGCCGACACCACCCCGAGCCTGCGCGAAGCGCTCGACGCGGTACGCAACCCGCAGATCGAGCTGGTTCTCCTGGACCTCGCGGCCGTCCGTTTCGGCGACGCCGCGTTCGTCCGCGAACTCACGGACACCCAGTGCCGGCCCGAGCGGCACGTCCTCATCGGCCCGCTCCCCGGGCCGATCGCCCGCCTGCTCGACATCACGGGCACCCGGCAAGCCTTCGACGTCGCCCTCGACGACGCCGCCTGA
- a CDS encoding SMI1/KNR4 family protein has product MTDTRDQRPAEATLDFLRSAFPPEWREQALGHEAVADWEQENGVVLPEPYRTFIAEISNGSSLGPAGDGGLQPLGWLPNAWPDLGPRQPGEPFPLAAAWPWEDDESVDPGDPRIDAAFNKGSIVLGSEDGQAFWLLLTAGPRRGEVWMIADVGAVPAPGDKAWGFEEWVQRWHTGNDWWN; this is encoded by the coding sequence GTGACAGACACACGTGATCAGCGTCCCGCCGAAGCCACACTCGACTTCCTGCGCTCCGCGTTTCCGCCGGAATGGCGCGAGCAGGCGCTCGGACATGAAGCCGTCGCGGACTGGGAGCAGGAGAACGGGGTGGTCCTCCCGGAGCCGTACAGGACGTTCATCGCGGAGATCAGTAACGGGTCGAGCCTGGGGCCCGCTGGCGACGGCGGTCTCCAGCCGCTCGGCTGGCTGCCCAACGCATGGCCCGACCTTGGCCCGCGGCAGCCAGGAGAACCGTTCCCCCTGGCAGCGGCTTGGCCCTGGGAGGACGACGAGAGTGTCGACCCCGGGGACCCGCGGATCGACGCCGCATTCAACAAGGGGTCCATCGTTCTCGGGTCCGAGGACGGGCAGGCGTTCTGGCTCCTGCTGACCGCCGGCCCCCGTCGCGGCGAGGTGTGGATGATCGCCGACGTCGGCGCCGTCCCGGCGCCCGGCGACAAGGCATGGGGCTTTGAGGAGTGGGTGCAGCGCTGGCACACCGGCAACGACTGGTGGAACTGA